The DNA region CCAAAGGGCTGCCCGCTCAAAGAAAAATCCATAAACTGCATACCATATTGCCCTTTTGCCGGCAGCCGAAAGCGCAAATCCAATTCCTCTAAAGTATCCCAGTCCCGAGCTGCAGAAAATTCTTCAGCTGCTGCTACGGGTTCTTTTATAATTAATGATTCCACGGGAGTAGAAATGGAAGTTACTTCATCCGAAACCGGAATTTCACTAACGGTTAACCCTCTATCCGTAGCAAAAAGGGTTACGCTGATTAGCACCAAGAAGATAACTGAAAGGTTTTTCATCGCTTTATCCTTAATTTTTTTTTCTTAATAACCTCAGCACGCCCTTCCTACGCATTTTTTATCTTTGTAATAATATACTTGCACAGCTTTGGCAAGCTCCGATTACCCAATTTCCATATACAATGGCAGCACTAATGAAAATTTCTCGCTACCCGAAAGCCCAGATTGTTGCCTTTAAAATTGGGAGCAAAACCTCCGCGCGCAGTGATGGAACAAGCATCAATTTCACTATTAAAACTGCCCCCTCGGGCAATGCGATAAACACCTTTTTCAGAACCTTTGGGATGGAACATTTTTTCTCTGTAGTATTGGCTGTAATAATCCCAGCACCATTCATAAACATTACCGCTAAGGTCATATAAGCCATATTGATTGGGAGTTTTGGTTCCTGCAGGATGAGTTTTATTTTCACTGTTGCGGATATTCCAGGAGACCTCGGATACATCGTTACTGCCTGCAAATTGTAATTTATTCAAAATATCTCCACCCCGGGCAGCATATTCCCATTCTGCTTCGGTAGGTAAACGATAACCGGAGGCATTCCAATCACAGGTAACAATATAACGCAAAGTATCCAAATTGCTTAGATTATCCGGATCGGGCTTGGTCTTATCAATTTTATAACAGGGAGTTAAACCGCTACGGGAACTAAGGTTATTACAGAATTGCACCGCTTCATAAAAAGATACATTGGTAACGGGTAAATTGTCACCTTTATTTTCAGAAGGGTTATAGCCCATAACTTCTGTCCATAATTTCTGTCCGATTTCCGTTTTGCTCATCATAAAAGGGGGAAGCTGAACTTCATGCCGGGGGCGTTCATCTTCATTACGATTGAGAAAATGGGTTCCCATCTGAAAAGTTCCCCCTGAAATATAGAACAAGCCATCCGAAATATCGGAAAAATTGTCTGTAGTGAGAGTGATTTTCGTGGTCTCACGATTGTAAACTTTAATGTCTTTTCGGTAGTAACTGTTTCGGTAAATTGCTTCTGCGGTGTATGTTCCTGCCTGAACGGAGACATATTTTTGGGCTTTTTTTGCCTCCACTTTGCCATAGAACTTACCCCCTAAAAAAAAATCAACGGTATAAGGGCTTTGAATAATCAAAATACCGTTGCCGGTTGTGACCTTATTTGTGGGTGGGGGCAAGGGAGAAAAAGTATTTATTTCTGTTGCCTTATTATCTTTAGGCATATTTTGCTGATTGGGATAAGCTGGTTCTTGCTCAGGAATTGCTTTGGGCTCTTCTATGTAAGTATCGGGAGCATCAAAATCCAGCATCAGAACTTGATTTTTAACCACCCGAACTCTCCGGATAATTGTATCCCGGGGATTTTTAAGCATAAGTTCATGCTCACCCACAGGAATATCTTTAACGATTGCCTGATCGCCGGCAAATAAACTCTGCCGGAGTTCACTATCAACATACAAATCGCCCCCGAAAGAGGTTTTCACTTTTACACTTCCATATTCTTGAGGCACAATCGGTTTTGGCTCTTGCGGAACTGGAGGTGGAGAATAAGGAGCAATCGGAGTAATGGGCTCCGCTTTAACAAAGAAAAAATCCTGCCTCAAAGTTCCCGTGCTGTAAGGAATTTGCTTTTCCTGCGTTTTAATGGCTACATCATTGGTTATTTTTTGAATGAAGTCCGTAATTTTAATACCAGGTGTTTTAATGTTGGAAAGCAGGGATTCCGTGAAAGGACTGTTTCTGCCCTCTCCATCAGCCGCAGTTTTTCCTTGTCCCGTAGCAAAAATTACACATTGCGAACCGGCGGAAACTGTCATCGGAGCTAAACCGCTTCTAATGGAACGCGAAAAAGAAAAGGGATTATCTCTGCAGGCATCTAAAATCACAATGCTGACCCCGGCTCTGCTAAGTTCCTCCAAAAGCATTGAAGTATCATAAGAAAGATAAGCGCAACGCGTTGCTGAGACAATATATTCATTCACCGGAATAAGATAATTCTTGCCTTCAATTTGAGCGGCATGACCACTGAAAAAAAAGACCACTTCATCAGAAGGAGTAAGCGTAGTAACAAAATCGCCTATTGCATTGTAAAAACCCTCACGATTAAGATCGGTATGTAATGTAACGCTAAAACCTATCTCTTTCAGAACATTATATACATCCGTAGCATCATTTACGGAATTACGCAAAACCTGCTCCTGATAATTGGCATTGCCAATTACTAATGCCTTGCGCATACCCCCTAAGGGACTCAAGCAGATAATAAGCAGCAGAACTGATACTGCATATTTCATAACCACCTCCTTTGTTAAAGTGGTTCTGCTATAATATCTCTGATAATATTATAGTCGGAATTCCGTTGTAAGCAAATTGACCTTCTAATTAGCAAATTAGCTTCGCCTACAACATTTTCCAGCTCTTATACAACTGGGAGCAATGCTATTTATTCTTAAAAAATTGTCAATGAAAAAGTTAAAAGTTTGAAAAAACAAAAGGGCAAGAAGACATTGGGTTCTTTGATGCTTTATGCTTCCTTTCTATATCAGTTCTTGCAATATCGCCAACGCTTCTTTCTTTGCACCAATACCATTTTCCGCTACAGGACCCACGCAGGCAGGACAGCCGTTTTCAC from Candidatus Cloacimonas sp. includes:
- a CDS encoding SUMF1/EgtB/PvdO family nonheme iron enzyme, which translates into the protein MKYAVSVLLLIICLSPLGGMRKALVIGNANYQEQVLRNSVNDATDVYNVLKEIGFSVTLHTDLNREGFYNAIGDFVTTLTPSDEVVFFFSGHAAQIEGKNYLIPVNEYIVSATRCAYLSYDTSMLLEELSRAGVSIVILDACRDNPFSFSRSIRSGLAPMTVSAGSQCVIFATGQGKTAADGEGRNSPFTESLLSNIKTPGIKITDFIQKITNDVAIKTQEKQIPYSTGTLRQDFFFVKAEPITPIAPYSPPPVPQEPKPIVPQEYGSVKVKTSFGGDLYVDSELRQSLFAGDQAIVKDIPVGEHELMLKNPRDTIIRRVRVVKNQVLMLDFDAPDTYIEEPKAIPEQEPAYPNQQNMPKDNKATEINTFSPLPPPTNKVTTGNGILIIQSPYTVDFFLGGKFYGKVEAKKAQKYVSVQAGTYTAEAIYRNSYYRKDIKVYNRETTKITLTTDNFSDISDGLFYISGGTFQMGTHFLNRNEDERPRHEVQLPPFMMSKTEIGQKLWTEVMGYNPSENKGDNLPVTNVSFYEAVQFCNNLSSRSGLTPCYKIDKTKPDPDNLSNLDTLRYIVTCDWNASGYRLPTEAEWEYAARGGDILNKLQFAGSNDVSEVSWNIRNSENKTHPAGTKTPNQYGLYDLSGNVYEWCWDYYSQYYREKMFHPKGSEKGVYRIARGGSFNSEIDACSITARGGFAPNFKGNNLGFRVARNFH